Proteins encoded together in one Catellatospora citrea window:
- a CDS encoding carbohydrate ABC transporter permease, whose amino-acid sequence MTTVISTNSTARRRRSFRPSPLLLTFVLVPFAIESIWVFWPAIQGVFFSFTRWDGLSAPVPVGFDNYVELAGDPVFRGALGNSVLWLVLFGGLSILGGFGMALALQRERRGVGVYRAALFLPVVFSMVVTALVWRVFYQPDGLVDQVLTAVGLEHLIRPWLADPETALYAVIIPALWRQIGYIMVLYLAGLKAVDPAVHEAAKVDGANNWQRLWHVTIPQLKGVNAVILSVIVIDSLRSFDIVWALTRGGPYHSSELLSTYMYSAAFQSLRLGYGSAIAVVIFLLALAVIIGYLVRAFREES is encoded by the coding sequence GTGACCACGGTCATCTCCACCAACAGCACTGCACGGCGGCGGCGGTCGTTCCGACCGTCGCCGCTCCTGCTGACCTTCGTCCTGGTGCCGTTCGCGATCGAGAGCATCTGGGTGTTCTGGCCCGCGATCCAAGGGGTCTTCTTCTCGTTCACGCGGTGGGACGGGTTGTCCGCCCCGGTACCCGTCGGCTTCGACAACTACGTCGAGCTGGCCGGCGACCCGGTATTCCGGGGCGCCCTCGGCAACAGCGTTCTGTGGCTGGTGCTCTTCGGCGGCCTGTCCATCCTCGGTGGCTTCGGCATGGCGCTGGCACTGCAGCGCGAGCGCCGCGGCGTCGGCGTCTACCGCGCCGCGCTGTTCCTGCCGGTCGTGTTCTCGATGGTGGTCACGGCACTGGTGTGGCGGGTCTTCTACCAGCCCGACGGGCTCGTCGACCAGGTGCTGACCGCGGTCGGGCTCGAACACCTCATCCGGCCGTGGCTGGCCGACCCGGAGACCGCGCTCTACGCCGTCATCATTCCGGCGCTGTGGCGGCAGATCGGCTACATCATGGTGCTCTACCTGGCCGGTCTCAAGGCCGTCGACCCGGCCGTGCACGAAGCGGCCAAGGTCGACGGCGCCAACAACTGGCAGCGGCTCTGGCACGTCACCATCCCGCAGCTCAAGGGCGTCAACGCGGTCATCCTGTCGGTCATCGTCATCGACTCGCTGCGCTCCTTCGACATCGTCTGGGCACTGACCCGCGGCGGCCCGTACCACTCCTCGGAACTGCTGAGCACCTACATGTACTCGGCCGCGTTCCAGAGCCTGCGCCTGGGCTACGGCTCGGCGATCGCCGTGGTGATCTTCCTGCTCGCGCTCGCGGTCATCATCGGCTACCTGGTTCGCGCCTTCCGGGAGGAGTCATGA
- a CDS encoding helix-turn-helix domain-containing protein: MSANQSSSAQEALRALGQRLREIRIEAGLTGRALASLVGWHESKVSKVEYGRQPPSVDDIRAWCRHSGVPGMAGDLIASLRAVEGMFVEWRRMERTGLRKAQESVLPLWERTKRFRAYNAWLVPGILQTRDYTKAALESIASHRGTPDDIDEAVDVRMAKQRVLYTGGRRFAVLLEEPVLRYRLGGSDTMRGQLEHLIALSSLPAVSLGIIPMRVDRVRWPVEGFWVFDDSRVNVELVSGWLTVTHPNEVAMYLRAFSDMANIAVHGSAARRLITVAIETL, translated from the coding sequence ATGTCTGCGAACCAGTCCTCCAGCGCTCAGGAGGCACTGCGCGCTCTCGGCCAACGCCTGCGTGAGATCCGGATAGAAGCGGGCCTCACCGGGCGTGCCTTGGCGTCCCTTGTCGGCTGGCACGAGTCGAAGGTCAGCAAGGTCGAGTACGGCAGACAGCCGCCGTCCGTTGATGACATCAGGGCGTGGTGCCGACACAGTGGCGTCCCCGGGATGGCAGGAGACCTGATCGCGTCACTGCGTGCGGTCGAGGGCATGTTCGTCGAGTGGCGGCGGATGGAGCGCACCGGTCTGCGGAAGGCTCAGGAATCCGTACTGCCACTGTGGGAGCGGACGAAGCGGTTCAGGGCCTATAACGCCTGGCTGGTGCCCGGCATCCTGCAGACTCGCGACTACACGAAGGCCGCCTTGGAGTCCATCGCCAGTCACCGCGGAACGCCCGACGACATAGATGAAGCCGTTGACGTACGGATGGCGAAGCAGCGTGTTCTCTACACGGGCGGCCGGCGCTTCGCCGTACTTCTCGAAGAACCCGTCTTGCGGTACCGGCTCGGTGGCTCGGACACGATGCGAGGGCAGCTCGAACACCTCATCGCACTGTCGTCCCTGCCCGCGGTGAGCCTCGGCATCATCCCGATGCGGGTGGACCGGGTGCGATGGCCGGTGGAGGGCTTCTGGGTGTTCGACGACAGCCGGGTGAACGTCGAGCTGGTCTCCGGCTGGTTGACCGTCACCCACCCCAACGAGGTGGCGATGTACCTGCGGGCGTTCTCGGACATGGCGAACATCGCCGTACACGGGAGTGCTGCCAGGCGCCTGATCACTGTCGCGATCGAAACGCTGTAG
- a CDS encoding PadR family transcriptional regulator, protein MDAAKALRELRRGTVEYCVLALLKQRPMYGFELVRTLEQTSGLVTSLGTIYPLLARLRGEDLVSTTLQASDAGPARRYYQITPQGLHVLREFIGEWTRFRTAVDELFGATGSEGS, encoded by the coding sequence ATGGATGCGGCGAAGGCACTGCGGGAGCTCCGGCGGGGGACGGTGGAGTACTGCGTGCTTGCGCTGCTCAAGCAGCGGCCGATGTACGGCTTCGAACTCGTGCGCACGCTCGAACAGACCAGCGGCCTGGTGACCAGCCTGGGCACCATCTATCCGCTGCTCGCCCGTCTTCGGGGCGAGGATCTGGTCTCGACGACACTGCAGGCCTCGGACGCCGGGCCGGCACGCCGCTACTACCAGATCACCCCGCAGGGCCTGCACGTCTTGCGCGAGTTCATCGGCGAGTGGACACGGTTTCGCACGGCCGTTGACGAGCTATTCGGAGCAACCGGAAGCGAGGGTTCATGA
- a CDS encoding alpha-galactosidase — MSNRRWTLRGEHTEYTVAVPDHGRWLELVSWGPHGVAQGPSPVAYTGPTPFLTAGDYAPVEYATDAVRPFAGSELVVELPDGDRRVSWAYQEAAGDDRQLRVTFADPVTGLRAEHCYRFADGTDVVERWVELHNTGDTVLRLVQAASAGFNVPTPHGGRVSYQWGQWAQEFQLDHVDLGQGRFTVGSAQGVPGHLFVPWLAVRDSADETGPAWAVALAWTGSWEISAQRDTGGLTRVTAGRHLTDGPLTLAPGERLALPVVAGAYSGEGLDGLARVWHTYQRGLAGDRLDRVRPVLYNSWEATGFAVDAGNQLALARTAAEIGAEAFVVDDGWFIGRHDDRGGLGDWSVDAAKFPDGFDAFIAEIRAMGLTFGLWVEPECISPASQLYAEHPDWVYAVDGRPQTLVRNQLLLDLGRPEVAEFVHSTVDGLLRRHDIGYLKWDFNRPRTEPGRPGAVARVDLDGAHVANLHRIYEQLRRDHPHVIIEACAGGGGRTDLAMAARADVFWPSDNTGPLDRLAIQHGFLHANAPHLLSSWVTDAPGLFDPRPRSLAFRFVLAMAGVLGIGADIRHWSPEQRAEAAEWIARYKQIRDVVMHGEVHLIGGPDQARCAVQYTSPDGATVVVLAWHTGRLDGPGLLPSRAVRLPLRGLGRQDVYRHGEQEYSGSHLSAVGLPVQWAAEHDAEMIVLHRS, encoded by the coding sequence ATGAGCAACCGACGGTGGACGCTGCGCGGCGAGCACACCGAGTACACCGTCGCCGTGCCCGACCACGGCCGCTGGCTCGAACTCGTCAGCTGGGGTCCGCACGGTGTCGCGCAGGGACCCTCGCCGGTCGCCTACACCGGGCCGACACCCTTCCTCACCGCAGGCGACTACGCCCCGGTCGAATACGCCACCGACGCGGTACGCCCGTTCGCAGGCAGCGAACTGGTCGTCGAGCTGCCCGACGGCGACCGGCGCGTGTCCTGGGCCTACCAGGAGGCGGCCGGCGACGACCGGCAGCTACGGGTCACCTTCGCCGACCCGGTCACCGGCCTGCGCGCCGAGCACTGCTACCGCTTCGCCGACGGCACCGACGTCGTCGAACGGTGGGTGGAGCTGCACAACACCGGCGACACCGTGCTGCGGCTGGTCCAGGCCGCGTCCGCGGGCTTCAACGTGCCCACCCCGCACGGCGGCCGGGTCAGCTACCAGTGGGGCCAGTGGGCGCAGGAGTTCCAGCTCGACCACGTCGACCTCGGCCAGGGCCGGTTCACCGTCGGCAGCGCGCAGGGCGTGCCCGGGCACCTGTTCGTGCCCTGGCTCGCCGTACGCGACAGCGCCGACGAGACCGGCCCGGCCTGGGCCGTGGCACTGGCCTGGACCGGCTCATGGGAGATCAGCGCCCAGCGCGACACCGGCGGCCTGACCCGCGTTACCGCGGGCCGCCACCTCACCGACGGCCCGCTCACGCTCGCCCCGGGCGAGCGGCTGGCCCTGCCGGTGGTCGCGGGCGCCTACAGCGGCGAAGGCCTCGACGGCCTCGCCCGCGTCTGGCACACCTACCAGCGCGGACTCGCCGGCGACCGGCTCGACCGGGTCCGACCCGTGCTCTACAACTCGTGGGAGGCCACCGGGTTCGCCGTCGACGCCGGCAACCAGCTCGCCCTGGCCCGCACCGCCGCCGAGATCGGCGCGGAGGCGTTCGTCGTGGACGACGGCTGGTTCATCGGCCGCCACGACGACCGCGGCGGGCTCGGCGACTGGAGCGTCGACGCCGCGAAGTTCCCCGACGGGTTCGACGCGTTCATCGCCGAGATCCGCGCCATGGGACTCACCTTCGGCCTCTGGGTCGAACCCGAGTGCATCAGCCCGGCGTCGCAGCTCTACGCCGAACACCCCGACTGGGTGTACGCCGTCGACGGCCGACCGCAGACCCTGGTCCGCAACCAGCTGCTGCTCGACCTCGGCCGGCCCGAGGTCGCCGAGTTCGTGCACAGCACCGTCGACGGCCTGCTGCGCCGCCACGACATCGGCTACCTGAAGTGGGACTTCAACCGCCCCCGCACCGAACCAGGCCGCCCCGGTGCGGTCGCTCGGGTCGACCTCGACGGCGCGCACGTCGCCAACCTGCACCGCATCTACGAGCAGCTGCGCCGCGACCACCCCCACGTGATCATCGAGGCGTGCGCGGGCGGCGGCGGCCGCACCGACCTGGCCATGGCCGCCCGGGCTGACGTGTTCTGGCCCAGCGACAACACCGGGCCGCTGGACCGCCTCGCCATCCAGCACGGATTCCTGCACGCCAACGCGCCGCACCTGCTCAGCTCCTGGGTCACCGACGCGCCCGGCCTGTTCGACCCGCGGCCGCGCTCGCTGGCGTTCCGGTTCGTGCTGGCGATGGCGGGCGTGCTCGGCATCGGCGCGGACATCCGGCACTGGAGCCCCGAGCAGCGCGCCGAGGCGGCCGAGTGGATCGCCCGGTACAAGCAGATCCGTGACGTGGTCATGCACGGGGAGGTGCACCTCATCGGCGGCCCGGACCAGGCCCGTTGCGCGGTGCAGTACACCTCGCCCGACGGCGCGACCGTGGTCGTGCTCGCCTGGCACACCGGCCGCCTCGACGGCCCCGGCCTGCTGCCGTCGCGCGCGGTGCGCCTGCCGCTGCGCGGCCTCGGCCGCCAGGACGTCTACCGCCACGGTGAGCAGGAGTACTCGGGCAGTCACCTGAGCGCCGTCGGCCTGCCGGTGCAGTGGGCCGCCGAGCACGACGCGGAAATGATCGTGCTGCACCGGTCCTGA
- a CDS encoding carbohydrate ABC transporter permease — MGRLRTGGYHTAMIGVSLLWLGPIIWVVVLSTRTFDDIATNGVGSLPHSFTLDTYVQAWTDGGQLQALINSLLVTVPAVLLSLGLAAMTAFALSRFRIPGRRTILLLMLAGNLLPPQIVLIPVSKFSELTGLYDTLWALIAVQVGFGLGFYTFVLHGFMRDLPNEIQEAATIDGAGVGQIFTRVILPLTRPALAALGALSFTWIFNDLLWAITVIRTEGTMPVTPALLGLQGQFVSSWSVIAAGTVIAAVPTVAVFLGFQRHFISGLAIGAVK; from the coding sequence ATGGGCAGACTGCGCACCGGCGGCTACCACACCGCCATGATCGGAGTGTCGCTGCTGTGGCTCGGCCCGATCATCTGGGTCGTCGTCCTGTCCACCCGCACCTTCGACGACATCGCCACCAACGGGGTCGGCAGCCTGCCGCACTCGTTCACCCTGGACACCTACGTCCAGGCGTGGACCGACGGCGGCCAGCTGCAAGCCCTGATCAACAGCCTGCTGGTCACCGTGCCCGCGGTCCTGCTCAGCCTGGGCCTGGCCGCGATGACGGCCTTCGCCCTGAGCCGGTTCCGCATCCCCGGCCGGCGCACCATCCTGCTGCTGATGCTCGCCGGCAACCTGCTCCCACCGCAGATCGTGCTCATCCCGGTCAGCAAGTTCAGCGAGCTGACCGGCCTGTACGACACCCTGTGGGCGCTCATCGCCGTGCAGGTCGGCTTCGGTCTCGGCTTCTACACCTTCGTGCTGCACGGCTTCATGCGCGACCTGCCCAACGAGATCCAGGAGGCCGCGACCATCGACGGGGCAGGCGTCGGGCAGATCTTCACCCGGGTGATCCTGCCGCTGACCAGGCCCGCCCTGGCGGCCCTCGGCGCGCTGTCGTTCACCTGGATCTTCAACGACCTGCTGTGGGCGATCACCGTCATCCGCACGGAAGGCACGATGCCCGTCACCCCGGCATTGCTCGGCCTGCAGGGCCAGTTCGTGTCGTCGTGGAGTGTCATCGCCGCCGGGACGGTCATCGCCGCCGTGCCGACGGTCGCGGTGTTCCTCGGCTTCCAGCGCCACTTCATCTCGGGCCTGGCGATCGGAGCAGTCAAATGA
- a CDS encoding acyl-CoA dehydrogenase family protein, with the protein MVNPLLLNPRTYDPAHLDDDTRRLLRATVDFFENRGKKALVDSYNDRTWYADFLDFVAKEGLFATFLTPSGDGTGTRWDTARNAALSEILAFYGLGYWYTWQVTVLGLGPVWQSANPTARAHAAQLLADGHVMAFGLSERTHGADIYSTDMILTPDGDGGFRATGGKYYIGNGNVAGLVSVFGRRADVEGPDGYVFFAADSRHPAYHLVKNVVNGQMYVSEFRLEDYPVREQDVLHTGKAAFDAALNTVNVGKFNLCTASIGICEHAMYEAVTHAHRRVLYGRKVTDFPHVRRELADAYARLVAMKLFSDRAVDYFRTAGPDDRRYLLFNPMTKMKVTTEGEKVIDLLWDVIAAKGFEADTYFDKAAKDIRGLPKLEGTVHVNLALILKFMPNYLFQPAEFAPVPTRQDAADDEFLFRQGPARGLGAIRFHDWRGPYDKHADLANVAVFREQADGLCALLLAHAPSEDQQRDLDFLLTIGQLFALVVYGQLILEQAELTGLDRDLLDEIFAVLVGDFSAYATELHGKAATTEEQAAWAVAQLRRPVRDAGRTAAVWAQVEALCGAYEMRP; encoded by the coding sequence ATGGTGAACCCGTTGCTGCTGAACCCGCGCACCTACGACCCCGCGCACCTCGACGACGACACCCGCAGGCTGCTGCGCGCCACCGTCGACTTCTTCGAGAACCGTGGCAAGAAGGCGCTCGTCGACAGCTACAACGACCGCACCTGGTACGCCGACTTCCTCGACTTCGTCGCCAAGGAAGGCCTGTTCGCGACCTTCCTGACCCCGTCAGGCGACGGCACCGGCACCCGCTGGGACACCGCCCGCAACGCCGCCCTCAGCGAGATCCTGGCCTTCTACGGCCTCGGCTACTGGTACACCTGGCAGGTCACCGTCCTGGGCCTGGGCCCGGTGTGGCAGAGCGCCAACCCGACCGCCCGCGCCCACGCCGCCCAGCTGCTCGCCGACGGCCACGTCATGGCGTTCGGCCTGTCCGAACGCACCCACGGCGCCGACATCTACTCCACGGACATGATCCTCACCCCGGACGGCGACGGCGGCTTCCGGGCCACCGGCGGCAAGTACTACATCGGCAACGGCAACGTCGCCGGGCTCGTCTCCGTGTTCGGGCGGCGAGCCGACGTCGAAGGGCCCGACGGCTACGTCTTCTTCGCCGCCGACAGCCGCCACCCCGCCTACCACCTGGTCAAGAACGTGGTGAACGGGCAGATGTACGTCAGCGAGTTCCGGCTCGAGGACTACCCGGTGCGCGAGCAGGATGTGCTGCACACCGGCAAGGCCGCGTTCGACGCCGCGCTCAACACCGTCAACGTCGGCAAGTTCAACCTCTGCACCGCCTCGATCGGCATCTGCGAGCACGCCATGTACGAGGCGGTCACCCACGCGCACCGGCGTGTGCTGTACGGCAGGAAGGTGACCGACTTCCCGCACGTGCGCCGCGAGCTCGCCGACGCGTACGCCCGGCTGGTCGCGATGAAGCTGTTCAGCGACCGCGCGGTCGACTACTTCCGGACCGCGGGCCCCGACGACCGGCGGTACCTGCTGTTCAACCCGATGACCAAGATGAAGGTCACCACCGAGGGCGAGAAGGTCATCGACCTGCTGTGGGACGTGATCGCTGCGAAGGGCTTCGAGGCCGACACCTACTTCGACAAGGCGGCCAAGGACATCCGCGGGCTGCCGAAGCTCGAGGGCACCGTGCACGTCAACCTCGCCCTGATCCTGAAGTTCATGCCGAACTACCTGTTCCAGCCGGCCGAGTTCGCGCCCGTGCCGACGCGGCAGGACGCCGCCGACGACGAGTTCCTGTTCCGGCAGGGGCCCGCGCGCGGCCTGGGGGCGATCCGGTTCCACGACTGGCGCGGCCCTTACGACAAGCACGCCGACCTCGCCAACGTCGCGGTGTTCCGCGAGCAGGCCGATGGGCTGTGCGCGCTGCTGCTGGCCCACGCCCCGTCCGAGGATCAGCAGCGTGACCTGGACTTCCTGCTCACCATCGGGCAGCTCTTCGCGCTGGTCGTATACGGGCAGCTGATCCTGGAGCAGGCCGAGCTGACCGGGCTGGACCGCGACCTGCTCGACGAGATCTTCGCGGTGCTGGTGGGGGACTTCTCCGCGTACGCGACCGAACTGCACGGCAAGGCGGCCACTACTGAGGAGCAGGCCGCCTGGGCGGTGGCGCAGTTGCGTCGCCCGGTTCGCGACGCCGGCCGTACCGCTGCGGTGTGGGCGCAGGTCGAGGCGCTCTGCGGCGCGTACGAGATGCGGCCGTAG
- a CDS encoding PadR family transcriptional regulator yields MALEHAILVSLLEQPGSGYELARRFDRSIGRFWTATHQQIYRVLKRMEADGWVTAEEIDQDGRPDKRSYSVATPGRSVLTTWLREPVQPESVRHELAVKIRGAAFDDAAGRAALIAEVERYRADHETTLHRYRTGEQRDFPDPGALDTGQRLQHVVLRGGIAYEQMVLAWLDDVLDTLHGLGR; encoded by the coding sequence GTGGCCCTCGAACACGCGATCCTCGTCTCGCTGCTGGAGCAGCCCGGGTCCGGCTACGAGCTGGCTCGGCGCTTCGACCGCTCCATCGGCCGGTTCTGGACCGCGACCCACCAGCAGATCTACCGCGTCCTCAAGCGCATGGAGGCGGACGGCTGGGTCACCGCCGAGGAGATCGACCAGGACGGCCGCCCCGACAAGCGGTCCTACTCCGTGGCCACACCCGGCCGGTCGGTGCTCACCACCTGGCTACGCGAACCCGTCCAGCCCGAGTCGGTCCGCCACGAACTCGCCGTCAAGATCCGCGGCGCGGCGTTCGACGACGCCGCCGGCCGGGCCGCGCTGATCGCCGAGGTCGAGCGCTACCGCGCCGACCACGAGACCACCCTGCACCGCTACCGGACCGGCGAGCAGCGCGACTTCCCCGACCCGGGCGCGCTCGACACCGGGCAGCGGTTGCAGCACGTCGTGCTGCGCGGCGGCATCGCGTACGAGCAGATGGTCCTGGCCTGGCTCGACGACGTCCTCGACACCCTCCACGGCCTCGGCCGCTGA
- a CDS encoding ABC transporter substrate-binding protein, with translation MSSVSDFDPSRRRLLGLGLAGVGALSAGPLLSACASSAGTGGTPTTGGAVTLQSNLTGAAKAGVEKLIADFNKLGKGTASLNTVATEIFRTQLPTYLSSANPPDLYTWYAGSVANAYSEKNLLLDVSDVWQGMGDYPQSLRTLATDAAGKQVFVPMNNYWWGFFYRKSNFAKWGVQPPKTWAEFMTLCETLKSKGIPPIGIGLGDTPWVASAWFDYLNIRINGAPFHRELLAGKQRFDDPKVKAVFTKWREALPYFDPKGKAYPFQEATTALLAGKTGMFLIGTFLADATAKDVVEDLDFFQFPIIDPAVPVAEEAPTDGFFASAKSANPTATKALLAYAASVEAQESYVANSSGIILPAHPKAKAADMPLVAKGKAMLAGAAELTQFFNRDSSDALQPTADTALTRFIDKPDQIDAILAEWQKNAEKVFKG, from the coding sequence GGGCGGCACCCCCACCACCGGTGGCGCCGTCACCCTCCAGTCGAACCTCACCGGCGCGGCCAAGGCCGGCGTCGAGAAGCTCATCGCCGATTTCAACAAGCTCGGCAAGGGCACCGCATCGCTGAACACCGTCGCGACGGAGATCTTCCGGACCCAGCTGCCGACCTACCTCAGCTCGGCCAACCCGCCGGACCTCTACACCTGGTACGCAGGATCCGTCGCCAACGCGTACTCGGAGAAGAACCTGCTGCTCGACGTGTCCGACGTGTGGCAGGGGATGGGCGACTACCCCCAGTCGCTGCGCACCCTGGCCACCGACGCCGCCGGCAAGCAGGTCTTCGTGCCGATGAACAACTACTGGTGGGGCTTCTTCTACCGCAAGTCCAACTTCGCCAAGTGGGGCGTGCAGCCGCCGAAGACCTGGGCCGAGTTCATGACCCTGTGCGAGACCCTCAAGTCCAAGGGCATCCCGCCGATCGGCATCGGCCTGGGCGACACCCCGTGGGTCGCCTCCGCCTGGTTCGACTACCTCAACATCCGCATCAACGGCGCGCCGTTCCACCGCGAACTGCTCGCCGGCAAGCAGCGCTTCGACGACCCCAAGGTCAAGGCCGTCTTCACCAAGTGGCGCGAGGCCCTGCCGTACTTCGACCCCAAGGGCAAGGCGTATCCGTTCCAGGAGGCGACCACCGCCCTGCTCGCGGGCAAGACCGGCATGTTCCTCATCGGCACCTTCCTCGCCGACGCGACAGCCAAGGACGTGGTGGAAGACCTCGACTTCTTCCAGTTCCCGATCATCGACCCGGCGGTGCCCGTCGCGGAGGAGGCGCCCACCGACGGCTTCTTCGCCAGTGCCAAGTCGGCCAACCCGACCGCCACCAAGGCGCTGCTTGCCTACGCGGCATCCGTCGAGGCGCAGGAGTCCTACGTCGCCAACAGCTCCGGCATCATCCTGCCCGCCCACCCCAAGGCCAAGGCGGCCGACATGCCGCTGGTCGCCAAGGGCAAGGCCATGCTGGCCGGCGCCGCCGAACTCACCCAGTTCTTCAACCGCGACTCCAGCGACGCGCTGCAGCCCACCGCGGACACGGCGCTGACCAGGTTCATCGACAAGCCCGACCAGATCGACGCGATCCTCGCCGAGTGGCAGAAGAACGCCGAGAAGGTCTTCAAGGGTTGA
- a CDS encoding HAAS signaling domain-containing protein gives MTGNNSAVQRLISDYLQQVREATVKLSPGPRAELLTQLEDHIRDARHELNDDDVDGTRAILRSLGTPAQIAAAAFNEPDANPSERTDTGKRYDLATVLLLSVGALCLPVVGWVAGVFMLWNGPRWSLGDKLLGTLVWPLGPSGLMMAGVFLPVGTSVVVCTPDAQAICTTDSEAPSWLGYLAVGPFLPVVVLVSTAIVCVYLARRARRFDRTPA, from the coding sequence ATGACCGGCAACAACAGCGCGGTGCAACGATTGATCTCCGACTACCTGCAGCAGGTCCGCGAGGCGACGGTGAAGCTGTCGCCCGGGCCCCGCGCCGAGCTCCTTACGCAGCTCGAAGATCACATCCGAGACGCCCGCCACGAGCTGAACGACGATGACGTCGACGGCACTCGGGCGATCCTTCGCAGCCTCGGGACGCCGGCACAGATCGCGGCAGCCGCGTTCAACGAGCCCGACGCCAACCCGTCAGAGCGCACCGATACGGGGAAGCGTTACGACCTGGCCACGGTATTGCTGCTGTCGGTGGGGGCCTTGTGCCTTCCCGTCGTCGGTTGGGTCGCCGGGGTGTTCATGCTCTGGAACGGCCCGCGATGGAGCCTGGGCGACAAGCTTCTTGGGACTCTCGTATGGCCGCTCGGTCCGAGCGGACTGATGATGGCAGGCGTTTTCCTTCCTGTCGGAACGTCGGTCGTGGTCTGCACGCCCGACGCTCAGGCGATCTGCACGACCGACTCGGAAGCGCCGTCGTGGCTCGGCTACCTCGCCGTTGGGCCGTTCCTGCCCGTCGTGGTGCTCGTGTCCACCGCGATCGTGTGCGTCTATCTCGCCAGGCGCGCCCGCCGGTTCGATAGGACGCCAGCGTGA
- a CDS encoding DUF6879 family protein, with protein sequence MAGTKFADLLGTCQRYAVHLEIRDGYMQDDPAYLEWQKGHRLDPTDRESWWRPWLANVENAVARGVVMRRARIISEPISDYIRWEHSETFTNVRAGEQIRWLPRHEALDVSVPLNDFWLFDDTILLFNLFGGNGGWVGQQRCDDPGIVKTCREAFEAVWERATPHEEYNPV encoded by the coding sequence ATGGCGGGGACGAAGTTCGCTGACCTTCTCGGCACCTGCCAGCGGTACGCCGTTCACCTGGAGATACGCGACGGCTACATGCAGGACGATCCTGCGTACCTCGAATGGCAGAAGGGACACCGGCTCGATCCCACGGACCGTGAGTCGTGGTGGCGACCGTGGTTGGCGAACGTCGAGAACGCGGTAGCCCGTGGTGTCGTCATGAGGCGGGCTCGCATCATCAGTGAGCCGATCAGCGACTACATCCGGTGGGAGCACTCGGAGACGTTCACGAACGTGCGGGCCGGGGAGCAGATCAGGTGGCTTCCTCGTCATGAAGCGCTGGACGTGTCTGTCCCGCTGAATGACTTTTGGCTGTTCGACGACACCATCCTGCTGTTCAACCTCTTCGGCGGCAACGGCGGCTGGGTCGGCCAGCAGCGCTGTGACGATCCTGGGATCGTGAAGACATGCCGGGAGGCGTTTGAGGCCGTGTGGGAACGGGCCACCCCGCACGAGGAGTATAACCCGGTCTGA